In the Pseudomonas orientalis genome, one interval contains:
- the dusB gene encoding tRNA dihydrouridine synthase DusB, with protein sequence MSAVRIGPYTLHNGLILAPMAGVTDQPFRQLCKRLGAGLVVSEMVTSDMSLWNTRKSRMRMIHEGDPEPRSVQIAGGDAQMLADAARANVELGAQIIDINMGCPAKKVCNKAAGSALLKDERLVAEILQAVVAAVDVPVTLKIRTGWDRDNKNGLTVAKIAEQAGIAALAVHGRTRADLYTGEAEYDTIAAIKQTVSMPVFANGDIDSAEKARRVLHATGADGLLIGRAAQGRPWIFREIEHFLRTGDVLPAPGLTEVERILLEHLAALHAFYGDVMGVRIARKHVGWYLATLPGAKEFRAQFNRLDDTQAQVATVREFFAERDKSLGTGDGEGVAA encoded by the coding sequence ATGTCGGCGGTACGCATCGGCCCATATACATTGCACAACGGCTTGATCCTCGCCCCGATGGCGGGCGTCACCGACCAGCCCTTTCGTCAGCTCTGCAAACGTTTGGGCGCGGGTCTAGTAGTCTCTGAAATGGTCACCAGCGACATGAGTTTGTGGAACACCCGCAAGTCGCGGATGCGCATGATCCACGAAGGTGATCCCGAGCCACGCTCGGTGCAGATCGCCGGCGGTGATGCGCAGATGCTGGCGGATGCGGCGCGTGCCAATGTGGAGCTGGGCGCGCAGATTATTGATATCAACATGGGTTGCCCGGCCAAGAAGGTCTGCAACAAGGCAGCCGGTTCCGCCCTGTTGAAAGATGAGCGGTTGGTTGCCGAGATCCTGCAGGCCGTTGTCGCCGCAGTCGATGTGCCGGTGACCCTGAAGATTCGCACCGGTTGGGACCGGGACAACAAAAATGGCCTGACGGTGGCAAAGATCGCCGAACAGGCGGGTATTGCAGCGCTGGCGGTGCATGGCCGCACCCGCGCCGATCTTTATACCGGGGAAGCCGAGTACGACACCATTGCCGCGATCAAGCAGACAGTGTCGATGCCGGTGTTTGCCAATGGCGATATCGATTCAGCCGAGAAAGCCCGGCGCGTGCTGCACGCCACCGGTGCCGACGGCTTGTTGATCGGCCGGGCCGCCCAGGGGCGGCCATGGATTTTCCGTGAAATCGAGCATTTTCTGCGTACCGGCGACGTGTTGCCGGCACCAGGACTGACCGAGGTGGAACGTATTCTGCTGGAGCATCTGGCCGCCCTGCACGCCTTCTATGGGGATGTGATGGGCGTACGCATTGCTCGCAAGCATGTCGGCTGGTACCTCGCCACCTTGCCGGGCGCCAAGGAATTTCGCGCTCAGTTCAACCGTTTGGATGACACGCAGGCACAGGTCGCCACCGTTCGTGAGTTCTTCGCCGAACGTGACAAGAGCCTGGGAACAGGGGATGGAGAGGGGGTGGCCGCATGA
- a CDS encoding DUF3426 domain-containing protein, with protein sequence MTDSFVTQCPHCQSRFRVNHAQLSVARGVVRCGSCLQVFNAARQLLEQRAQMQPEQTPALEPTPEAPRAISQKQWTAEELDLDNLDLDEELAKLERREIQHTQPVGAERRQPGPDRRHKDDALSASRGTVKAEEEKWAASLFSEPPQERDLPAEAEPAPSARTEPSMSFHTDDIDDEPPLRETPHDDDDPDPPFTPLTPAADPIDERAQSRRKRVRADSSAHDDLFQDLEDDPLHLYAQKRPSGWSRRLIWIVLVLLAAAGLAGQYIAYQFDELARQDAYRPWFQQLCPTLGCSVPSRVDIAHIKSSNLVVRSHPEFAGALVVDAIIYNRATFSQPFPLLELRFADLNGGLIASRRFKPAEYLSGELAGVSEMPSQVPIHISLDILDPGNKAVNYSLSFHSPE encoded by the coding sequence ATGACCGACAGTTTCGTCACCCAGTGTCCGCATTGCCAGTCGCGCTTTCGCGTCAACCACGCTCAATTGAGCGTGGCCCGCGGTGTGGTGCGCTGCGGCTCGTGCCTGCAAGTGTTCAACGCCGCTCGCCAGTTGCTGGAGCAACGAGCGCAAATGCAGCCTGAACAGACCCCTGCACTTGAGCCCACTCCCGAAGCGCCACGCGCCATCAGCCAGAAGCAGTGGACGGCCGAAGAGCTGGACCTCGACAACCTGGATCTGGACGAAGAACTGGCCAAACTCGAGCGCCGCGAGATTCAGCACACTCAGCCCGTCGGCGCCGAACGCCGCCAGCCCGGGCCCGACCGTCGGCACAAGGACGACGCCCTCAGCGCCAGCCGCGGTACGGTCAAGGCCGAAGAAGAAAAGTGGGCCGCCAGTTTGTTCAGCGAGCCACCGCAAGAACGCGACCTGCCCGCCGAAGCGGAGCCTGCGCCGAGCGCACGCACCGAACCGTCCATGTCCTTTCACACCGACGATATCGACGACGAGCCGCCACTGCGCGAGACCCCGCACGATGACGATGACCCAGACCCACCCTTCACGCCCCTGACCCCGGCGGCAGACCCAATCGACGAGCGTGCGCAATCGCGGCGCAAGCGCGTGCGCGCCGACTCCAGCGCCCACGACGACCTGTTCCAGGACCTGGAAGACGATCCGCTGCACCTGTATGCGCAGAAGCGCCCGTCAGGCTGGAGTCGCCGCCTGATCTGGATCGTGCTGGTGCTGCTCGCTGCCGCCGGCCTGGCAGGCCAGTACATCGCCTATCAGTTCGACGAACTGGCCCGCCAGGACGCCTACCGCCCGTGGTTCCAGCAACTGTGCCCGACGCTGGGCTGCAGCGTGCCATCCCGGGTCGACATCGCCCACATCAAGAGCAGCAACCTGGTAGTGCGCAGCCACCCGGAGTTCGCCGGCGCCCTGGTGGTGGATGCGATCATCTACAACCGCGCCACCTTCTCCCAGCCCTTCCCGCTGCTGGAATTGCGCTTTGCCGACCTGAACGGCGGCCTGATCGCCAGTCGGCGCTTCAAGCCCGCCGAATACCTCAGCGGCGAATTGGCCGGGGTCAGCGAAATGCCGTCGCAGGTACCGATCCACATCTCCCTGGACATCCTCGACCCCGGCAACAAAGCCGTGAATTACAGCCTGAGCTTCCATTCGCCCGAATGA
- the purD gene encoding phosphoribosylamine--glycine ligase gives MNVLIIGSGGREHALAWKVAQDPRVRKVFVAPGNAGTAIEAKCENVAIDVLALEQLADFAEKNVSLTIVGPEVPLVAGVVDLFRSRGLDCFGPTAGAAQLEGSKAFTKDFLARHKIPTADYQNFTEIEPALAYLREKGAPIVIKADGLAAGKGVIVAMTLQEAEDAVRDMLAGNAFGDAGSRVVIEEFLDGEEASFIVMVDGKNVLPMATSQDHKRVGNGDSGPNTGGMGAYSPAPVVTADVHQRVMDLVIWPTVRGMADEGNVYTGFLYAGLMIDKAGNPKVIEFNCRFGDPETQPVMLRLQSSLVLLVEAALAQALDKVEAQWDPRPSVGIVLAAGGYPADYAKGDVIEGLDAAAALEGKVFHAGTALKDGKVVTAGGRVLCATAMGASVDAAQQQAYKLAAKIDWKGCFYRTDIGYRAIARERGESN, from the coding sequence ATGAATGTTTTGATCATTGGCAGCGGTGGCCGTGAACACGCCCTGGCCTGGAAAGTTGCCCAGGACCCACGGGTCCGGAAAGTCTTCGTTGCGCCCGGCAACGCCGGTACCGCCATTGAAGCCAAGTGCGAAAACGTCGCCATCGACGTGCTGGCGCTCGAGCAACTGGCGGACTTTGCCGAAAAGAACGTCTCCCTGACCATCGTCGGCCCGGAAGTGCCGCTGGTGGCCGGCGTTGTCGACCTGTTCCGCAGCCGTGGCCTGGACTGCTTCGGCCCTACCGCTGGCGCCGCCCAGCTCGAAGGTTCCAAGGCGTTCACCAAGGACTTCCTGGCGCGCCACAAGATTCCGACCGCCGACTACCAGAACTTCACCGAGATCGAACCGGCCCTGGCTTACCTGCGTGAAAAAGGTGCGCCGATCGTGATCAAGGCCGACGGCCTGGCCGCCGGTAAAGGCGTGATCGTCGCCATGACCCTGCAGGAAGCCGAGGATGCCGTGCGCGACATGCTCGCCGGCAATGCCTTTGGTGACGCCGGTTCGCGCGTGGTGATCGAGGAATTCCTCGACGGCGAAGAAGCCAGCTTCATCGTGATGGTCGACGGCAAGAACGTTCTGCCGATGGCCACCAGCCAGGACCACAAGCGCGTCGGCAACGGCGACAGCGGCCCGAACACCGGCGGTATGGGCGCTTACTCCCCGGCTCCGGTGGTGACCGCCGATGTACATCAGCGCGTAATGGACCTGGTGATCTGGCCGACCGTGCGCGGCATGGCCGACGAAGGCAACGTCTACACCGGTTTCCTCTATGCCGGCCTGATGATCGACAAAGCGGGCAACCCGAAAGTCATCGAGTTCAACTGCCGCTTTGGCGATCCGGAAACCCAACCGGTGATGCTGCGCCTGCAGTCGAGCCTGGTGCTGCTGGTAGAAGCCGCGCTGGCCCAGGCCCTGGACAAGGTCGAAGCACAGTGGGACCCACGCCCAAGCGTCGGCATCGTGCTCGCGGCCGGCGGTTACCCTGCCGACTACGCCAAGGGCGATGTGATCGAGGGCCTGGACGCGGCCGCAGCGCTGGAAGGCAAGGTGTTTCATGCCGGTACTGCGTTGAAGGACGGCAAGGTCGTCACCGCCGGCGGCCGCGTGCTGTGCGCCACCGCAATGGGTGCCAGCGTCGACGCCGCTCAGCAACAGGCGTACAAGCTGGCCGCGAAAATCGACTGGAAAGGCTGTTTCTACCGCACCGACATCGGTTACCGCGCCATTGCCCGTGAACGCGGCGAGAGCAACTGA
- a CDS encoding hybrid sensor histidine kinase/response regulator yields the protein MRWLRIALGFTVSLLTLLCLVPAQAAAQGSGWAVLLDDQADLQLSDIRSSRYTNQFSPIELDRITAAPPDGALWVRFKLQPGKHEQVLRVFAPDLSNLSLYVLDGDTLVEQQTTGTRQPQAERPLPSSDFMLPMPQSQRPLEVYLRLVSEHELRPFITLEPAVLAAANQNQTLVYGLLFGVLLMLILHNLTRFAYHRSRSSLWLAACEFLLMLSLALLLNVVGPWLPNWHAIQTPGAYLALLLTAPCGLMFAYRFFMPLGPHPLNKLLMADILLIVLCGLLLLFVNTLPLNIITYALVALAGLSMLFVSAYHWQKGYRPARLFVAGMVVFNIGTLIILPALLGLTLLAPQGLIVTLLSFICISGLLMSLALGERQRAIVETRFSLSRDLAASNAEIAAKAEFLAKISHEIRTPMNGVLGMTELLLGTPLSVKQRDYVQTIHSAGNELLTLINEILDISKLESGQIELDDVQFDLNALIDDCLSIFRAKAEQQNVELISFIQPQVPRVISGDPTRLRQALLSLLENALHKTDEGEVLIVVALDERSTQPRLRIAVQDSGVPMEAAERDALLHSELHSKNFLSATRLSGHLGLVIARQLILLMNGEFGVKSGSHQGSTLWLTLPLDPERLEHPTSDLDGPLKDARVLVVDDNDTCRKVLLQQCSAWGLNVSAVASGKEALALLRTKAHLRDYFDVVLLDQNMPGMTGMQLAAKIKEDPSLNHDILLIMLTGISNAPSKIIARNCGIKRILAKPVAGYTLKTTLADELTQRSKGVTHPRPTPAAPVAITVPSDFRILVAEDNSISTKVIRGMLGKLNLNPDTASNGEEALEAMKAQRYDLVLMDCEMPILDGFSATQQLRAWEVSHQRVRTPVVALTAHILSEHKERARQAGMDGHMAKPVELSQLRELVEFWVAQRQQRPEHTPS from the coding sequence GTGCGCTGGCTCAGGATCGCCTTAGGTTTTACCGTCAGTCTGCTGACCCTGCTCTGCCTGGTCCCGGCCCAAGCCGCGGCGCAAGGCAGTGGTTGGGCAGTATTGCTCGATGATCAGGCCGACCTGCAACTGAGCGACATTCGATCCTCGCGCTACACCAATCAATTCAGCCCCATCGAACTGGACCGGATTACCGCCGCGCCGCCGGACGGTGCGTTGTGGGTACGCTTCAAGCTGCAACCGGGCAAGCATGAACAAGTGCTGCGGGTGTTCGCCCCGGACCTGTCGAACCTGAGCCTGTATGTGCTGGACGGCGATACGCTGGTGGAACAGCAAACCACCGGCACGCGCCAGCCCCAGGCCGAACGCCCGCTGCCCAGCAGTGACTTCATGCTGCCGATGCCCCAGAGCCAGCGCCCGCTTGAAGTTTACCTGCGCCTGGTGTCGGAACACGAGCTACGCCCTTTCATCACCCTGGAGCCCGCCGTACTGGCCGCCGCCAACCAGAACCAGACGCTGGTCTACGGCTTGCTGTTCGGCGTGCTGCTGATGCTGATCCTGCATAACCTCACGCGCTTCGCCTATCACCGCTCGCGCAGCAGCCTGTGGCTGGCCGCGTGCGAGTTCCTGTTGATGCTCAGCCTGGCGCTGTTGCTCAACGTGGTCGGTCCGTGGCTGCCCAACTGGCACGCGATCCAGACCCCTGGCGCATACCTGGCCTTGCTGCTGACCGCACCGTGCGGGCTGATGTTTGCCTATCGCTTCTTCATGCCCCTGGGCCCGCACCCGCTGAACAAACTGTTGATGGCCGACATATTGTTGATCGTGCTGTGTGGGCTGCTGCTGTTGTTCGTCAACACCCTGCCGCTGAACATCATCACCTATGCCCTGGTGGCGCTGGCCGGCCTGAGCATGTTGTTTGTCTCGGCCTATCACTGGCAAAAAGGCTATCGTCCGGCGCGCCTGTTCGTGGCGGGGATGGTGGTGTTCAACATTGGCACGCTGATCATTCTTCCCGCCCTGCTCGGCCTCACGTTGTTGGCGCCCCAAGGCCTGATCGTCACCCTGCTGAGTTTCATCTGCATCAGCGGCCTGTTGATGAGCCTGGCCCTGGGCGAGCGCCAGCGCGCCATTGTCGAAACGCGCTTCAGCCTCAGCCGCGACCTGGCTGCGAGCAACGCCGAAATCGCGGCCAAGGCCGAGTTCCTGGCGAAGATCAGTCACGAAATCCGCACCCCCATGAACGGCGTGCTGGGCATGACCGAATTGCTGCTGGGCACGCCGTTGTCGGTGAAACAACGCGACTACGTGCAGACCATCCACAGCGCCGGTAACGAGTTGCTCACGCTGATCAACGAAATACTCGACATCTCCAAGCTCGAGTCGGGGCAGATCGAACTCGATGATGTGCAGTTCGACCTCAACGCGCTGATCGACGACTGCCTGAGCATCTTCCGCGCCAAGGCCGAGCAGCAGAATGTCGAGCTGATCAGCTTCATCCAGCCTCAGGTACCGCGCGTGATCAGCGGTGACCCGACACGCCTGCGCCAGGCGTTGCTGAGCCTGCTGGAAAACGCCCTGCACAAAACCGACGAGGGCGAAGTGCTGATCGTCGTTGCCCTCGATGAACGCAGCACCCAGCCACGCCTGCGCATTGCAGTGCAAGACAGCGGCGTGCCGATGGAAGCCGCCGAGCGCGATGCCCTGTTGCACAGCGAACTGCACAGCAAGAACTTCCTTTCGGCGACACGCTTGAGCGGCCACCTGGGCCTGGTGATCGCACGCCAGTTGATCCTGTTGATGAACGGCGAATTCGGCGTCAAGAGCGGCAGTCACCAGGGCAGCACCCTGTGGCTGACCCTGCCTCTGGACCCGGAACGCCTCGAGCACCCGACCTCTGATCTCGACGGCCCGCTCAAGGACGCACGCGTACTGGTGGTGGACGACAACGACACCTGTCGCAAGGTGCTGCTGCAGCAATGTTCGGCCTGGGGCCTGAACGTCAGCGCCGTGGCTTCCGGCAAAGAAGCCCTGGCCCTGCTGCGCACCAAGGCGCACCTGCGCGATTACTTCGATGTGGTGCTGCTGGACCAGAACATGCCAGGCATGACCGGCATGCAACTGGCGGCCAAGATCAAGGAAGACCCGAGCCTGAATCACGATATCCTGCTGATCATGCTCACCGGCATCAGCAACGCGCCGAGCAAGATCATTGCGCGCAACTGCGGGATCAAACGCATCCTCGCCAAACCGGTGGCCGGCTATACGCTCAAGACCACCCTGGCCGATGAACTGACCCAGCGCAGCAAAGGCGTAACCCACCCTCGTCCCACCCCCGCCGCGCCGGTAGCCATTACCGTGCCCAGCGACTTCCGCATTCTGGTGGCCGAGGACAACAGCATTTCCACCAAAGTAATACGCGGCATGCTCGGCAAGCTCAACCTCAACCCGGACACCGCCAGCAACGGCGAAGAAGCGTTGGAGGCGATGAAAGCCCAGCGCTATGACCTGGTGCTGATGGACTGTGAAATGCCGATCCTCGATGGCTTCTCCGCCACCCAGCAGCTACGTGCATGGGAAGTCAGCCATCAACGTGTGCGCACGCCGGTGGTGGCGCTCACGGCGCACATTCTCTCGGAACATAAAGAACGCGCGCGCCAGGCCGGAATGGACGGGCATATGGCCAAGCCGGTGGAGCTGTCGCAGTTGCGCGAGCTGGTGGAATTTTGGGTGGCGCAGCGTCAGCAACGCCCGGAACACACTCCGTCCTAA
- the fis gene encoding DNA-binding transcriptional regulator Fis, with the protein MTMMTETLVSGTAPVSDNVNLKQHLNTPSEEGQTLRGSVEKALHNYFAHLEGASVTDVYNLVLSEVEAPLLESVMNYVKGNQTKASELLGLNRGTLRKKLKQYDLL; encoded by the coding sequence ATGACGATGATGACCGAGACTTTAGTGAGTGGAACAGCACCCGTGAGCGACAACGTCAATTTGAAACAGCACCTCAACACGCCGAGCGAAGAAGGCCAGACCCTTCGCGGGAGTGTCGAGAAGGCGCTGCACAATTATTTCGCCCACCTCGAGGGTGCTTCCGTCACGGACGTGTACAACCTGGTGCTCTCCGAAGTCGAGGCGCCCTTGCTCGAAAGCGTGATGAACTACGTCAAGGGCAACCAGACCAAAGCCAGTGAGCTGCTGGGCCTCAATCGTGGCACCTTGCGCAAAAAGCTCAAGCAGTACGATTTGCTGTAA
- the purH gene encoding bifunctional phosphoribosylaminoimidazolecarboxamide formyltransferase/IMP cyclohydrolase, giving the protein MTDQTTRLPIRRALISVSDKTGILEFARELEALGVEILSTGGTFKLLQDNGVAAVEVADYTGFAEMMDGRVKTLHPKIHGGILGRRGIDDAIMTEHGIKPIDLVAVNLYPFEATINKPGCDLPTAIENIDIGGPTMVRSAAKNHKDVAIVVNAGDYANILDNLKAGGLTYAQRFDLMLKAFEHTAAYDGMIANYMGTVNQAAETLSTEGRSQFPRTFNSQFIKAQEMRYGENPHQSAAFYVEAKPAEVGIATATQLQGKELSYNNVADTDAALECVKSFVKPACVIVKHANPCGVAVSPDAEGGIRQAYELAYATDTESAFGGIIAFNRELDAETAKAIVERQFVEVIIAPSVSEEARAIVAAKANVRLLACGEWSADRAAAWDYKRVNGGLLVQSRDIGMIGSEDLKVVTKRAPTEQEINDLIFAWKVAKYVKSNAIVYAKNRQTIGVGAGQMSRVNSARIAAIKAEHAGLQVVGSVMASDAFFPFRDGLDNAAKAGVTAVIQPGGSMRDAEVIAAADEAGIAMVFTGMRHFRH; this is encoded by the coding sequence ATGACCGACCAGACTACCCGCCTGCCGATCCGCCGCGCCTTGATCAGTGTTTCCGACAAGACCGGGATCCTCGAATTTGCCCGGGAGCTGGAAGCCCTGGGCGTGGAAATCCTCTCCACGGGCGGGACCTTCAAACTGCTGCAGGACAACGGCGTGGCCGCAGTGGAAGTCGCGGACTACACCGGTTTCGCGGAAATGATGGACGGTCGGGTCAAGACCCTGCACCCGAAAATTCACGGCGGCATCCTCGGCCGTCGCGGCATCGACGACGCCATCATGACCGAGCACGGCATCAAGCCGATCGACCTGGTGGCCGTCAACCTCTACCCGTTCGAAGCCACCATCAACAAGCCAGGCTGCGACCTGCCGACCGCCATCGAAAACATCGATATCGGCGGCCCGACCATGGTCCGCTCGGCCGCCAAGAACCACAAAGACGTGGCCATCGTGGTCAATGCCGGCGACTACGCCAACATCCTGGACAACCTGAAAGCCGGCGGCCTGACCTACGCCCAGCGCTTCGACCTGATGCTCAAGGCGTTCGAACACACCGCTGCCTACGACGGCATGATCGCCAACTACATGGGCACCGTGAACCAGGCCGCTGAAACACTCTCCACCGAAGGCCGCAGCCAGTTCCCGCGTACCTTCAACAGCCAGTTCATCAAGGCCCAGGAAATGCGCTACGGCGAGAACCCGCACCAGAGCGCGGCGTTCTACGTGGAGGCAAAACCGGCCGAAGTCGGCATCGCCACCGCGACCCAACTGCAAGGCAAAGAGCTGTCCTACAACAACGTGGCCGACACCGACGCCGCGCTGGAATGCGTGAAGAGCTTCGTCAAGCCGGCCTGCGTGATCGTCAAGCACGCCAACCCGTGCGGCGTGGCCGTGAGCCCGGACGCCGAAGGCGGGATCCGCCAGGCCTACGAACTGGCCTACGCCACCGACACCGAATCGGCGTTCGGCGGCATCATTGCCTTCAACCGTGAACTGGATGCCGAGACCGCCAAGGCGATCGTCGAGCGTCAGTTCGTCGAAGTGATCATCGCGCCAAGCGTCAGCGAAGAGGCCCGCGCCATCGTCGCGGCCAAGGCCAATGTGCGTCTGCTGGCCTGCGGTGAATGGTCGGCTGACCGCGCCGCTGCCTGGGACTACAAACGCGTCAATGGCGGCTTGCTGGTACAGAGCCGCGACATCGGCATGATCGGCAGCGAAGACCTGAAAGTCGTGACCAAACGCGCACCTACCGAGCAAGAGATCAACGACCTGATCTTTGCCTGGAAAGTGGCCAAATACGTCAAGTCCAACGCCATCGTCTACGCCAAGAACCGCCAGACCATCGGTGTCGGCGCCGGCCAGATGAGCCGTGTGAACTCGGCGCGTATCGCCGCGATCAAGGCTGAACACGCCGGCTTGCAGGTGGTTGGCTCCGTGATGGCTTCCGATGCGTTCTTCCCGTTCCGCGATGGCCTGGACAATGCCGCAAAAGCCGGCGTGACCGCCGTGATCCAACCGGGTGGTTCGATGCGTGATGCTGAAGTCATCGCCGCCGCTGATGAAGCCGGCATTGCGATGGTCTTCACCGGCATGCGCCACTTCCGCCACTGA